The following coding sequences are from one uncultured Bacteroides sp. window:
- a CDS encoding peptidase U32 family protein — MIKDFEIMAPVGSRESLAAAIQAGADSIYFGIANLNMRSRSANTFTIDDLREIAKTCDQHGMKSYLTVNTIIYDNDLTLMKLIVDAAKEAGISAVIAADVAVMNYARSIKQEVHLSTQLNISNVEALKFYALFADVVVLARELTLEQVAEIYQHIKDENICGPNGELIRIEMFCHGALCMAISGKCYLSLHEMNSSANRGACTQICRRGYSVKDKDTEIELDVDNEYIMSPKDLKTIHFINKMMDAGVRVFKIEGRARGPEYVRTVVECYKEAISAYVDGSFTDEKIEAWDERLRTVFNRGFWDGYYLGKRLGEWSKNYGSEATEKKVYVGKGIKYFSNIGVAEFLVEATDVRVGDKLLITGPTTGAVFTTLEEARVDLKPVDVVKQGEHFSFKLADKIRPSDKLFKLVSPEELKAARKKRESL; from the coding sequence ATGATAAAAGACTTTGAAATAATGGCTCCTGTAGGTTCGCGGGAGTCGCTTGCCGCAGCTATTCAGGCAGGAGCTGATTCTATATATTTTGGCATCGCAAACCTAAACATGCGTTCGCGTTCGGCAAACACGTTTACCATAGATGACTTACGTGAAATAGCCAAAACATGTGATCAACATGGGATGAAGAGTTATCTTACCGTAAATACAATTATCTACGACAACGATCTCACATTAATGAAGCTCATTGTGGATGCCGCCAAAGAAGCAGGTATCTCTGCCGTAATTGCAGCAGATGTAGCTGTGATGAATTATGCCCGCAGTATCAAGCAGGAAGTACATCTTTCTACTCAACTGAACATCTCAAATGTGGAAGCGCTCAAGTTTTATGCACTATTTGCAGATGTAGTAGTATTAGCTCGTGAGCTCACCCTTGAGCAAGTGGCAGAGATTTATCAACATATTAAGGATGAAAACATCTGTGGTCCCAATGGTGAACTTATCCGCATTGAGATGTTTTGTCACGGAGCACTGTGCATGGCAATATCCGGCAAATGCTATCTATCTCTACATGAAATGAATAGTTCGGCAAACCGGGGAGCATGCACCCAGATATGCCGGAGAGGTTACTCCGTAAAAGATAAAGATACCGAAATTGAATTAGATGTGGATAATGAATATATCATGTCTCCCAAGGATCTCAAAACCATTCACTTTATTAATAAGATGATGGACGCCGGCGTTCGGGTATTCAAGATAGAAGGACGTGCACGTGGTCCTGAATATGTGCGCACGGTAGTAGAATGCTACAAAGAGGCTATCAGCGCTTACGTAGACGGGAGTTTTACCGATGAAAAGATTGAGGCATGGGACGAACGCTTGCGAACAGTTTTCAATCGTGGTTTTTGGGATGGATATTACCTAGGGAAGCGTTTAGGTGAATGGAGTAAGAATTATGGTTCCGAAGCTACAGAGAAAAAAGTGTATGTGGGTAAGGGAATCAAATATTTCAGCAATATCGGAGTAGCCGAGTTCCTTGTTGAAGCGACTGATGTAAGAGTCGGAGATAAACTATTAATCACAGGTCCAACTACCGGTGCCGTCTTTACTACTTTAGAAGAAGCCAGAGTAGATCTGAAACCTGTAGACGTAGTAAAACAAGGAGAGCATTTTTCATTTAAGCTGGCAGATAAAATCCGTCCTAGCGACAAACTCTTTAAACTAGTATCTCCTGAAGAGTTAAAAGCTGCTAGAAAGAAAAGAGAATCTCTATAA
- a CDS encoding acyl-CoA thioesterase: MDKYIYELTLKVRDYECDLQGIVNNANYQHYLEHTRHEFLTSIGVSFSKLHEQGIDPVVARINMAFKTPLKSEDEFVSKLYLKKEGIKYVFYQDIFRKSDNKIVIKATVETVCLVNGRLTQSELFDQIFSPYLA; the protein is encoded by the coding sequence ATGGATAAATATATTTATGAATTGACACTGAAAGTTCGCGATTACGAATGTGACTTGCAGGGAATTGTCAATAACGCTAATTATCAGCACTATCTGGAGCATACTCGACATGAATTTCTTACGTCTATAGGGGTTAGTTTCAGTAAGCTTCATGAACAGGGAATAGATCCGGTAGTAGCACGTATCAACATGGCCTTTAAAACTCCTTTAAAGAGTGAAGATGAATTTGTGTCTAAGTTATATCTAAAAAAAGAAGGCATCAAATATGTGTTCTATCAAGATATTTTTAGAAAAAGTGATAACAAAATTGTTATTAAAGCAACTGTGGAGACTGTCTGTCTGGTCAACGGACGCCTGACTCAAAGCGAACTCTTTGACCAGATCTTTAGTCCCTATCTAGCATAA
- the dprA gene encoding DNA-processing protein DprA, producing MNNDEIVYSIALTQVPGIGTTWARNLINAAGSAANVFNQRKELPHLMKGITPRVVEALNCPKALQRAEKEYEFITKNHIQCFTINNENYPSRMRECDDAPIILFYKGNNDLNMPRTINMVGTRHATDYGKQICTHFLNELKELIPDILVVSGLAYGIDINAHRAALSNNIPTVGVLAHGLDRIYPSVHRKTAVEMLSNGGLLTEFISGTNPDRYNFVSRNRIVAGICDATIVIESAAKGGSLITADIAESYHRDCFAFPGRANDEYSKGCNQLIRDNKAILIQSAEDFVRAMCWDEDSQPKKSENIQRSFFPELSEEEQSIVTILEKENQQINNLVVTTNIPVHRMNALLFELEMKGIIRVLAGGMYQLLK from the coding sequence ATGAACAATGATGAAATAGTTTACAGCATAGCACTCACTCAAGTCCCAGGAATCGGAACAACGTGGGCACGAAATTTGATTAATGCAGCGGGGAGTGCCGCTAATGTATTTAATCAACGAAAAGAATTACCGCATTTAATGAAAGGGATTACTCCCCGGGTTGTTGAAGCATTGAATTGCCCCAAAGCATTACAACGAGCAGAAAAAGAGTATGAGTTTATCACAAAAAATCATATCCAATGCTTTACTATCAATAACGAAAACTATCCCAGTAGAATGCGCGAATGTGATGATGCCCCAATAATCCTCTTCTACAAAGGAAATAACGACTTAAACATGCCCCGAACCATAAATATGGTAGGAACCAGGCATGCTACAGATTACGGAAAACAAATTTGCACTCATTTCCTAAACGAACTTAAAGAACTCATTCCTGACATATTAGTAGTAAGTGGATTAGCTTATGGAATTGATATCAACGCTCATCGAGCAGCTTTGAGCAACAACATACCAACAGTAGGCGTTTTAGCTCATGGACTAGACCGCATCTATCCTTCTGTACATCGAAAAACGGCTGTGGAAATGCTCTCAAATGGTGGTTTACTCACTGAATTTATCTCGGGAACAAATCCTGACCGCTATAACTTTGTGAGTAGAAACCGCATCGTAGCAGGTATTTGTGATGCAACAATTGTGATAGAATCCGCAGCAAAAGGAGGTTCACTCATCACCGCTGATATTGCAGAAAGTTATCATCGCGACTGCTTTGCCTTTCCCGGACGAGCAAACGACGAATATTCAAAAGGATGTAATCAGTTAATTCGAGATAATAAAGCAATTCTAATTCAATCTGCCGAGGACTTTGTACGTGCTATGTGCTGGGATGAAGATAGCCAACCTAAAAAGAGTGAGAATATTCAACGCTCTTTCTTTCCCGAGTTAAGTGAAGAGGAACAATCTATTGTGACTATCCTGGAAAAAGAGAACCAACAGATTAACAATTTAGTGGTCACCACCAATATTCCTGTACACAGAATGAATGCACTACTATTTGAGCTAGAAATGAAAGGAATAATACGAGTATTAGCAGGAGGCATGTATCAGCTACTTAAGTAA
- a CDS encoding succinate dehydrogenase/fumarate reductase iron-sulfur subunit: MEKNISFTLKVWRQKGPKAKGGFETYQMKDIPGDTSFLEMLDILNEDLINEGGEPIVFDHDCREGICGMCSLYINGHPHGPATGATTCQMYMRRFNDGDTITVEPWRSAGFPVIRDLMVDRTAFDKIIQAGGYVSINTGAPQDANAVLISKEVADEAMDSASCIGCGACVAACKNGSAMLFVSAKVSQLAVLPQGKVEAARRAKAMLSKMDELGFGNCTNTRACEAECPKNISISNIARLNREFIVAKLKD; encoded by the coding sequence ATGGAAAAAAATATATCATTTACGCTTAAGGTGTGGCGTCAAAAGGGTCCTAAAGCCAAAGGAGGTTTTGAAACATACCAAATGAAAGATATCCCGGGTGATACTTCATTCCTCGAAATGCTCGATATTCTGAATGAAGATCTTATTAACGAGGGAGGGGAACCGATTGTTTTTGATCATGACTGTCGCGAAGGAATTTGCGGTATGTGCTCTCTTTACATTAACGGACATCCACATGGTCCTGCTACCGGTGCTACTACTTGTCAGATGTATATGCGTCGTTTTAATGACGGTGATACAATTACTGTAGAACCTTGGCGTTCTGCCGGTTTCCCCGTTATCCGTGACCTGATGGTAGATCGTACTGCTTTTGATAAGATTATACAGGCTGGTGGTTATGTTAGCATTAACACTGGTGCTCCTCAAGATGCTAATGCTGTTTTAATCTCGAAAGAAGTAGCTGATGAGGCTATGGATTCAGCTTCATGTATTGGATGTGGAGCTTGTGTAGCGGCTTGCAAGAATGGTTCTGCTATGTTATTCGTTTCTGCTAAAGTTAGTCAGTTAGCTGTTTTACCTCAAGGTAAAGTAGAGGCTGCTCGCCGTGCAAAAGCGATGCTTTCTAAGATGGATGAGTTAGGCTTTGGTAACTGTACTAATACTCGTGCTTGTGAAGCTGAGTGTCCTAAAAACATCTCTATTAGTAACATTGCTCGTTTGAATCGTGAATTTATTGTTGCTAAGTTGAAAGATTAA
- a CDS encoding fumarate reductase/succinate dehydrogenase flavoprotein subunit, which yields MTKIDSRIPEGPLAEKWSNYKAHQKLVNPANKRRLDIIVVGTGLAGASAAASLGEMGFKVFNFCIQDSPRRAHSIAAQGGINAAKNYQNDGDSVYRLFYDTIKGGDYRSREANVYRLAEVSNAIIDQCVAQGVPFARDYGGTLDNRSFGGAQVSRTFYAKGQTGQQLLLGAYSALSRQVHKGTVKLFTRYEMLDLVVIEGRARGIIVRNLVTGEVERFSAHAVVIGTGGYGNAFFLSTNAMASNGSVAIQCYKKGAYFANPCYAQIHPTCIPVHGDKQSKLTLMSESLRNDGRIWVPKKLEDAKAIQAGTKKPTDIPDEDRDFYLERRYPAFGNLVPRDVASRAAKERCDAGFGVNNTGLAVFLDFKYAIERLGEDVVRARYGNLFDMYEEITDQNPYKSPMMIFPAIHYTMGGIWVDYELMTSVPGLFAIGECNFSDHGANRLGASALMQGLADGYFVLPYTIQNYLADQIQVPRFSTDLPEFVEAEKAVVEKINKIKAVNGKHSVDSIHKKLGHIMWDFVGMGRTKESLEKALAGIKEVKKDFWANVRIPGDVNELNVELEKAIRLADFIEVGMLMATDGLNREESCGGHFREEYQTPEGEALRDDKNFSYVACWKYTGEDSAPELVKEDLDYQFVKVQTRNYKA from the coding sequence ATGACTAAGATAGATTCAAGGATTCCTGAAGGCCCTTTGGCTGAAAAATGGAGTAACTATAAAGCTCATCAAAAATTGGTAAATCCTGCTAATAAACGTCGTTTGGACATTATTGTAGTGGGAACCGGCTTGGCAGGAGCATCTGCTGCAGCTTCTTTGGGCGAAATGGGATTTAAAGTATTTAATTTTTGTATTCAAGATTCTCCTCGTCGTGCGCATTCTATTGCTGCACAGGGAGGTATCAATGCCGCTAAAAATTATCAAAATGACGGTGACTCTGTTTACCGTTTATTTTATGATACAATAAAGGGAGGCGACTATCGCTCTCGCGAAGCTAATGTATATCGTTTGGCTGAAGTATCAAATGCGATCATTGACCAATGTGTTGCACAAGGTGTTCCTTTTGCTCGTGATTATGGTGGCACTCTTGATAATCGTTCGTTTGGTGGTGCGCAGGTGTCTCGTACCTTTTATGCTAAAGGCCAAACCGGACAACAGTTATTGTTAGGCGCTTATTCTGCACTTAGTAGACAAGTACATAAAGGAACGGTAAAGCTTTTTACTCGTTATGAAATGCTCGATCTTGTTGTTATTGAAGGACGCGCTCGTGGTATTATTGTTCGTAATCTTGTAACTGGTGAAGTTGAGCGCTTTTCTGCTCATGCTGTAGTCATTGGTACTGGTGGATATGGAAATGCATTTTTCTTGTCGACTAACGCAATGGCATCTAATGGCTCTGTAGCTATTCAATGTTATAAGAAAGGAGCTTATTTCGCTAATCCTTGTTATGCGCAAATTCACCCGACTTGTATTCCTGTTCATGGTGATAAGCAATCTAAATTGACACTGATGTCAGAGTCTCTTCGTAATGATGGACGTATTTGGGTTCCGAAAAAATTAGAAGACGCTAAAGCTATTCAGGCAGGGACGAAAAAGCCTACAGATATACCGGATGAAGATCGTGATTTTTATTTGGAGCGTCGTTATCCTGCCTTTGGTAACCTTGTTCCTCGTGATGTTGCTTCTCGCGCTGCGAAAGAACGCTGTGATGCGGGCTTTGGCGTAAATAATACGGGACTTGCTGTCTTTTTGGACTTTAAATATGCCATTGAACGTTTAGGTGAGGATGTTGTTCGTGCTCGTTATGGTAATCTGTTTGATATGTATGAAGAGATTACTGATCAGAATCCTTATAAATCACCTATGATGATTTTCCCGGCTATTCACTATACGATGGGTGGTATTTGGGTTGATTATGAATTGATGACTTCTGTACCAGGCTTGTTTGCTATCGGTGAGTGCAACTTCTCTGATCATGGTGCTAACCGTTTAGGTGCATCTGCTTTAATGCAGGGATTGGCTGATGGATATTTTGTATTGCCTTATACTATTCAGAATTACCTTGCTGATCAAATTCAAGTTCCTCGTTTCTCTACAGACCTACCTGAATTTGTTGAAGCAGAAAAAGCTGTTGTTGAAAAGATCAACAAAATTAAAGCTGTTAATGGTAAACATTCTGTTGATTCTATCCACAAAAAACTTGGACACATTATGTGGGATTTTGTAGGTATGGGTCGTACTAAAGAATCTTTAGAGAAAGCTCTTGCTGGCATTAAGGAAGTGAAGAAAGATTTTTGGGCAAATGTACGTATTCCGGGAGATGTAAACGAATTGAATGTTGAGCTGGAAAAAGCTATTCGTTTAGCCGATTTCATTGAAGTGGGTATGTTAATGGCTACAGATGGATTGAATCGTGAAGAATCTTGTGGTGGTCATTTCCGTGAAGAATATCAAACTCCTGAAGGCGAAGCTCTTCGTGATGATAAGAATTTCTCTTATGTAGCATGTTGGAAATATACAGGCGAAGATTCTGCTCCGGAATTAGTTAAGGAAGATTTAGACTATCAGTTTGTGAAGGTACAAACCCGTAATTATAAAGCATAA